One part of the Georgfuchsia toluolica genome encodes these proteins:
- a CDS encoding PAS domain-containing sensor histidine kinase: MQASRTKFTLAVALLGVLAASLGALQLLDASRLRAPIVWAVEGGIVILAATLVWLDIEWRKQAANLRLLTDAVPALIAYVNTEERLVFHNRAYYKRFGPAGPSAIGRTLREILGELLYRRTRKHVQLALNRAESSFRSFYRTWDGVRCTDRVRLVPHVSEDGKVLGFYALLIDVTEQWHNEEKLREALDQARSAARARDAFLTTVSHELRTPLNAIIGFNSLMLEKDCSQEERRRYLSFARDAGQALLTQVNDLLDMAKIEAGKIELETVDFDLAQLIETSVNVIRSEAQLRGIDVGIDISAKLGRWVRGDPARLRQILLNLLNNALKFTEQGSIHVSARTAGERMMEISVADSGVGIPADRLEAIFEKFSQADVSITRRFGGTGLGLAICKSLAKLMGGEIAVESEPDSGSIFRVTVPLREALAPVAVVAPLRGARTGRILVVEDQEANSVLAKALLEDMGHQVELAANGSEALDRLLQERFDMVLMDMEMPVMGGLEATRRIRAMTNPARNIPIIAMSASVYADDIASCRAAGMVDHIAKPVGREVLIRALDHWLPERRMRPRNAIPQPAVAPFGKLIAMVGKDSAVQVAKAFEAALVKRLDLFRVERPDLPAIKIEAHNLAGISATLGFDELAETARQVEDRIKRGEPAEELIPHLIARCEAAGHDLRSALAKTVAG, encoded by the coding sequence ATGCAGGCATCGAGAACGAAATTTACACTGGCAGTGGCTCTGTTGGGGGTGCTGGCGGCTTCGCTGGGCGCCCTGCAATTGCTGGATGCCAGCAGACTGCGCGCACCGATTGTCTGGGCCGTTGAAGGCGGAATCGTGATCCTCGCTGCTACGCTCGTGTGGCTGGACATTGAATGGCGAAAACAGGCAGCAAATCTTCGATTGCTCACCGATGCTGTGCCGGCGCTGATTGCTTACGTAAATACGGAGGAACGGCTGGTTTTCCACAACCGCGCGTATTACAAGAGGTTCGGTCCGGCCGGGCCATCGGCGATCGGACGCACGCTGCGGGAGATTCTGGGCGAGCTGCTCTACCGCCGGACGAGGAAGCATGTGCAACTCGCCCTCAATCGCGCCGAATCGTCGTTTCGAAGCTTCTACAGAACGTGGGACGGGGTGCGGTGCACCGACCGGGTCAGGCTGGTGCCGCATGTATCCGAGGACGGAAAGGTGCTCGGATTTTATGCTTTGCTCATCGATGTCACCGAACAATGGCATAACGAGGAAAAACTCAGGGAGGCGCTGGACCAGGCAAGGAGTGCCGCGCGTGCCAGGGATGCTTTCCTCACCACCGTTAGCCATGAGTTGCGTACTCCACTCAATGCGATCATCGGTTTCAATTCCCTAATGCTGGAAAAGGATTGTTCGCAGGAGGAGCGTAGGCGCTACCTGAGTTTTGCGCGCGATGCCGGGCAGGCTTTGCTAACCCAGGTCAACGATTTGCTGGACATGGCGAAAATCGAGGCGGGAAAGATAGAGCTTGAGACAGTCGACTTCGACCTGGCGCAACTGATCGAAACTTCGGTCAACGTGATCCGAAGCGAGGCGCAGTTGCGCGGCATCGATGTCGGCATTGATATCTCCGCAAAATTGGGCCGATGGGTGCGGGGCGACCCGGCACGCCTGCGGCAAATTCTGCTCAATCTGCTCAACAACGCGCTGAAATTCACCGAGCAGGGTTCAATCCACGTATCGGCGCGGACTGCCGGCGAGCGAATGATGGAAATCAGCGTTGCCGATAGCGGGGTGGGAATTCCGGCTGACAGATTGGAAGCGATCTTCGAAAAGTTTAGTCAGGCCGATGTATCGATCACGCGGCGGTTCGGTGGAACCGGACTCGGCCTGGCGATTTGCAAAAGCCTGGCGAAGCTGATGGGGGGTGAAATCGCGGTCGAAAGCGAGCCGGACAGCGGCAGCATCTTCCGTGTTACGGTCCCGCTGCGTGAAGCCCTGGCTCCCGTCGCCGTTGTGGCACCACTGCGCGGAGCCCGCACCGGGCGCATCCTCGTGGTCGAGGATCAGGAAGCGAATTCCGTTTTGGCCAAGGCCTTGCTCGAAGACATGGGGCACCAGGTGGAACTGGCCGCGAATGGAAGCGAAGCACTGGACAGGCTGCTGCAGGAAAGATTCGACATGGTGCTGATGGATATGGAAATGCCGGTAATGGGTGGACTGGAGGCAACGCGGCGTATTCGCGCCATGACCAATCCGGCAAGGAACATACCCATCATTGCCATGAGCGCTTCCGTGTATGCTGACGACATCGCATCATGCCGGGCAGCGGGCATGGTCGACCACATCGCCAAGCCGGTCGGGCGTGAAGTGTTGATTCGAGCGTTGGATCATTGGTTGCCGGAACGCCGCATGAGGCCCAGGAACGCCATTCCCCAGCCCGCCGTTGCACCGTTTGGCAAACTCATTGCCATGGTCGGCAAGGACTCGGCCGTTCAGGTAGCAAAGGCATTTGAAGCAGCTTTGGTCAAGCGTCTGGACCTGTTCCGTGTGGAGCGTCCGGATTTACCGGCGATCAAGATCGAAGCGCACAATCTGGCCGGTATTTCAGCAACGCTCGGTTTTGACGAACTCGCCGAAACTGCGCGTCAGGTCGAGGATCGTATCAAGCGCGGCGAACCGGCCGAAGAACTCATACCCCACCTGATCGCCAGGTGCGAAGCCGCCGGGCATGACCTGCGGTCAGCGCTCGCCAAAACGGTCGCGGGCTAG
- a CDS encoding protein kinase domain-containing protein has translation MKLSVLLIDDAEEYRVLCTAFVRMRWPDASVAPWDPVKQGLPGADQDLSQYDVILLDFRLGEEDGLEWLKILRARTGCPPIVMITGAGSEEVVLTAMRAGAIDYIPKASLSVDRLAEAIEEAITLSAVDPYFGDHWRSHNFGRRGTTIAIKDYRTIRQIGIGTSSVIYLAEKIVDGTRVAIKLMRSRLFRDPEMMRRFEQERKIVLGLNSRHVAKIHDQGIVAGRTYIVMEYFEGGDLKRQIAQGIGQARAVELLYRIGEALADIHDAGIIHRDLKPDNIMFREDGSLGILDFGVAKLAFNDAGITQRQSLLGTPFYMSPEQANGRAVDARTDLYSAGVIFYEMLTGVKPFLGDNFLDVINKHRRLPVPVLPDDLAQYQELVDRLLAKRASDRFRDAHELLAYLEARFGLCA, from the coding sequence ATGAAGCTGTCGGTACTGCTCATCGACGACGCCGAAGAATACCGCGTCCTGTGCACTGCGTTTGTGCGGATGCGCTGGCCCGACGCATCAGTGGCGCCGTGGGATCCTGTCAAGCAGGGCTTGCCGGGCGCAGACCAGGATCTGTCCCAATACGACGTGATTCTGCTCGATTTTCGCCTGGGGGAAGAAGACGGACTGGAGTGGCTGAAAATTCTGCGCGCGCGGACGGGCTGCCCACCGATCGTCATGATCACCGGAGCGGGAAGCGAAGAAGTGGTGCTGACGGCGATGCGCGCGGGCGCGATCGACTACATTCCCAAGGCCTCGTTGTCGGTCGACAGACTGGCGGAAGCGATCGAGGAAGCTATCACATTGTCCGCCGTTGATCCGTATTTCGGCGACCACTGGCGCAGCCATAATTTTGGGCGACGCGGCACTACGATCGCCATCAAGGATTACCGCACGATTCGTCAGATCGGCATTGGCACCTCATCGGTGATCTATCTGGCCGAAAAGATTGTCGATGGCACCCGGGTTGCGATCAAGCTGATGCGTTCGCGCCTTTTCCGCGATCCGGAGATGATGCGGCGGTTCGAGCAGGAGCGCAAGATCGTCCTCGGCCTGAACAGCCGTCATGTCGCCAAGATCCACGACCAAGGCATCGTCGCGGGCCGAACCTATATAGTGATGGAGTATTTCGAAGGCGGCGACTTGAAGCGGCAAATCGCCCAGGGGATCGGGCAGGCACGGGCCGTCGAACTGCTTTACCGGATTGGCGAAGCGCTGGCGGATATACATGATGCAGGCATCATTCACCGCGACTTGAAGCCTGACAACATCATGTTTCGGGAAGACGGCAGCCTTGGCATCCTCGATTTCGGCGTCGCCAAGCTGGCATTCAATGATGCGGGCATCACGCAAAGACAGAGCCTGCTGGGCACTCCTTTTTACATGAGCCCGGAACAGGCCAATGGAAGAGCTGTCGATGCGCGAACCGACCTGTATAGTGCCGGTGTCATCTTTTATGAAATGCTGACGGGCGTCAAACCGTTCCTCGGCGACAATTTTCTCGATGTCATCAACAAGCACCGCCGCCTGCCGGTACCCGTGCTGCCTGACGATTTGGCACAGTACCAGGAGCTTGTCGACCGCTTGCTCGCCAAGCGCGCCAGCGACCGGTTTCGCGATGCGCATGAACTGCTCGCCTATCTTGAGGCAAGGTTCGGCTTGTGTGCTTAA
- a CDS encoding GDSL-type esterase/lipase family protein — translation MNSRLCICFAALLTFLALAMAACHRAPSYAALPPGSVVLAFGDSVTFGIGAAGEENYPSQLVSISGWQVANRGVPGDTAEEATARIAEALDVTQPKLVIVEIGGNDFLRRHPEAQIKEDIRSILKTVKQAGVPVALVATPRFSLLGATLGALPDAALYAELAKEEGVLLVPDVFAEVLSDPSLKSDQIHPNAAGYRKLAEGIAASLVKSGLLAKR, via the coding sequence ATGAATTCCAGGCTTTGCATTTGTTTCGCTGCATTGCTGACATTCCTGGCGCTGGCAATGGCCGCTTGTCATCGTGCGCCCAGCTACGCTGCGCTGCCACCCGGCAGTGTGGTGCTTGCCTTTGGTGACAGTGTCACGTTCGGCATCGGTGCGGCCGGCGAAGAAAATTACCCGAGCCAGCTGGTGTCGATCAGCGGCTGGCAAGTGGCCAATCGTGGCGTGCCCGGCGATACCGCGGAAGAGGCGACGGCGCGGATTGCGGAAGCGCTCGATGTCACGCAGCCAAAGCTGGTGATTGTCGAGATCGGCGGCAATGATTTCCTGAGGCGGCATCCCGAAGCGCAAATCAAGGAAGACATCCGCAGCATTCTGAAGACGGTCAAGCAGGCTGGAGTACCGGTGGCATTGGTGGCGACACCACGATTTTCGTTGCTGGGCGCTACGCTAGGGGCGCTGCCGGACGCTGCACTGTATGCCGAGTTGGCGAAAGAAGAAGGCGTCCTGCTGGTGCCGGATGTGTTTGCTGAGGTGCTGTCCGATCCATCACTCAAGTCGGATCAGATACATCCCAACGCCGCGGGCTATCGCAAGCTGGCGGAAGGCATTGCCGCCAGTCTGGTGAAGTCGGGTCTGCTGGCAAAGCGCTGA
- a CDS encoding glycine zipper 2TM domain-containing protein — MNMKKLATVVVIGLFATTAAAADATSKASYGAAKKEAATRYAEDKNLCAEETSSSARMQCLRDAKAEYKKALAAAKQATSAQPVAKQPVTRTSGVCAECGKVTSVKVVEKEGEGSPLGVIAGGVAGAVLGHQVGGGSGKDLATIAGAAGGAYAGHKIEQKVRSKKLWVVNVQFENGDERSFNFENDPGYAAGDAVKQTGNNIVRH; from the coding sequence ATGAACATGAAAAAGCTTGCCACTGTAGTCGTAATTGGACTTTTCGCCACTACCGCTGCCGCTGCCGATGCGACCAGCAAAGCCAGCTACGGGGCAGCCAAAAAAGAGGCGGCAACTCGCTATGCGGAAGACAAAAACCTATGCGCCGAAGAAACCTCGTCCAGCGCACGCATGCAGTGTTTGCGCGATGCCAAGGCAGAGTACAAGAAGGCTTTGGCGGCGGCCAAGCAGGCTACGTCCGCTCAACCAGTCGCCAAGCAACCGGTCACCAGGACTTCAGGGGTCTGTGCCGAGTGCGGCAAGGTGACGTCGGTCAAGGTTGTCGAGAAGGAAGGGGAGGGTTCTCCTCTGGGCGTGATAGCGGGCGGAGTGGCGGGGGCAGTACTTGGTCATCAGGTGGGTGGCGGCAGCGGCAAGGATCTGGCCACCATTGCCGGTGCGGCGGGTGGCGCCTACGCGGGCCACAAGATAGAACAGAAAGTGCGCTCCAAGAAGCTATGGGTCGTGAATGTGCAGTTTGAAAATGGCGATGAGCGCAGCTTCAATTTCGAGAACGATCCCGGCTATGCGGCGGGCGATGCGGTGAAACAGACCGGCAACAATATCGTTAGGCATTAA
- a CDS encoding SIMPL domain-containing protein (The SIMPL domain is named for its presence in mouse protein SIMPL (signalling molecule that associates with mouse pelle-like kinase). Bacterial member BP26, from Brucella, was shown to assemble into a channel-like structure, while YggE from E. coli has been associated with resistance to oxidative stress.): MHSLPKSLAVSMLSLCVFCSTTLAADEKKPVGTLLSFSVEASQMVANDLAHAIVFAEATDTQSAEVARKVNAAMARAIAVAKTYPDIKTKTGATWTAPVYGKNGRNIESWHMRSEIHLESQKLAALAELVGKLQEDLAVSQITLQPATETRRNAEDMATLDALNAFQAKAQLIASNFKKLYRIINMNVSGGSHGPAYPMARGAMLKMEAAPMPIEGGDGVVTVSVNGEIELID, encoded by the coding sequence ATGCACTCGCTCCCGAAATCGCTGGCAGTTTCGATGCTATCGTTATGCGTCTTTTGCTCGACGACCCTTGCCGCCGATGAAAAGAAACCAGTGGGCACCTTGCTTAGCTTCTCCGTCGAGGCCAGCCAGATGGTTGCCAACGATCTGGCACATGCCATTGTGTTCGCCGAGGCCACCGATACGCAATCGGCTGAAGTCGCGCGCAAGGTCAACGCGGCCATGGCAAGGGCTATCGCCGTGGCAAAAACTTACCCGGACATCAAGACCAAAACCGGGGCAACCTGGACCGCGCCCGTCTATGGCAAAAACGGACGCAACATTGAATCTTGGCACATGCGTTCCGAAATTCATCTGGAGAGTCAGAAGCTTGCTGCGTTAGCAGAATTGGTGGGCAAATTGCAGGAGGACCTGGCCGTGAGCCAGATCACCTTGCAGCCAGCTACGGAGACCCGGCGCAACGCAGAAGACATGGCCACTCTGGACGCGTTGAACGCATTTCAGGCCAAGGCACAGTTGATTGCTTCAAACTTCAAGAAGCTCTATCGCATCATCAACATGAACGTCAGCGGCGGCAGCCATGGGCCGGCCTACCCGATGGCACGAGGCGCCATGCTCAAAATGGAAGCCGCCCCGATGCCGATCGAAGGCGGTGACGGCGTTGTCACCGTTTCAGTGAACGGCGAGATTGAACTGATCGATTAA
- a CDS encoding gamma carbonic anhydrase family protein has protein sequence MNLYQLPDRTPSIHPESWIAPNAIVIGTVNVCKNASLWWNVVARGDNDLITIGENTNVQDGSVLHTDAGIPLQIGANCTIGHMVMLHGCTIGENSLIGIGSVIMNHAEIGKNCIVGSSSLVPEGKIFPDGVLILGSPAKVIRQLEPAEIERLKVSAGNYVLNWQRYEKHLSPI, from the coding sequence ATGAATTTGTACCAACTGCCGGATCGCACTCCAAGTATCCATCCTGAATCATGGATTGCGCCCAATGCGATCGTGATTGGTACCGTCAATGTGTGCAAAAACGCCAGCCTGTGGTGGAACGTCGTCGCCCGTGGCGACAACGACCTCATCACCATTGGCGAAAACACCAATGTGCAGGATGGCTCCGTGCTGCATACCGATGCTGGCATACCGCTGCAAATCGGCGCCAACTGCACCATCGGCCATATGGTGATGCTGCATGGCTGCACGATTGGCGAGAACTCCTTGATCGGCATCGGCAGCGTAATAATGAACCATGCCGAGATTGGCAAAAACTGCATTGTCGGTTCCAGTTCGCTGGTTCCCGAAGGCAAGATATTTCCTGACGGCGTATTGATCCTTGGCTCTCCGGCGAAAGTGATCCGCCAGCTGGAACCCGCTGAAATCGAGAGACTCAAAGTCAGTGCCGGCAATTACGTTCTGAACTGGCAACGCTATGAAAAACACTTGAGTCCTATATGA
- the ygiD gene encoding 4,5-DOPA dioxygenase extradiol, translating to MEKTANTLPALFIGHGSPMNTLEDNRYTRVWHALGRSLPRPRAILAISAHWYIGTTAVTAMARPKTIHDFGGFPQALFDFQYSAPGDPALAARIQALLAPLTVVADHDWGLDHGTWSILAHMFPQADIPVVQLAIDARQPAAFHHQLGQKLAALRDEGVLILGSGNLVHNLRTIRWGDDAPPYPWASRIEQRLKDCLANGDPQALIDYAALDQEAPLAIPTPEHYLPLLYVLGARRPDDRIYFPVEGIDLGSIGMLSVFLGQDYSS from the coding sequence ATGGAAAAAACAGCCAACACCTTGCCGGCCCTGTTCATCGGCCACGGCAGCCCGATGAATACCCTTGAAGACAACCGCTACACGCGGGTCTGGCATGCCCTCGGGCGATCCCTGCCGCGCCCGCGCGCAATCCTCGCCATCTCCGCGCACTGGTACATCGGCACCACCGCGGTCACGGCAATGGCACGACCGAAAACCATCCACGATTTCGGCGGCTTCCCCCAGGCACTGTTCGACTTTCAGTACTCAGCCCCCGGCGATCCGGCGCTCGCGGCACGGATTCAGGCGCTGCTGGCACCGCTGACGGTGGTTGCCGACCACGACTGGGGGCTGGATCATGGCACCTGGTCGATCCTGGCCCATATGTTTCCGCAAGCGGATATTCCGGTCGTGCAGCTCGCCATTGACGCTAGACAACCCGCCGCTTTCCATCACCAGTTGGGCCAGAAGCTGGCGGCGCTGCGGGACGAGGGCGTGCTGATTCTCGGCAGCGGCAACCTCGTGCACAATTTGCGTACCATTCGCTGGGGTGACGATGCCCCGCCCTACCCCTGGGCCAGCCGCATAGAACAACGCCTGAAGGATTGCCTTGCCAATGGAGATCCGCAAGCGCTGATCGACTACGCCGCGCTCGATCAGGAAGCGCCGCTCGCGATTCCCACGCCGGAGCATTATCTGCCGCTGCTCTATGTGCTGGGAGCGCGGCGGCCGGATGACCGGATATATTTCCCCGTTGAAGGCATCGATCTCGGTTCGATCGGCATGCTTTCCGTTTTCCTCGGCCAGGATTATTCATCATGA
- the ylqF gene encoding ribosome biogenesis GTPase YlqF, translated as MAIQWFPGHMASARKKAAETMERVDVVIEVLDARLPEASSNPMIRELRLQRQRPCLKVLNKADLADPLATKAWLDYFNAQKGVKAVAISTKKAGDVAKLPGLCQKLAPHRNDNIKTLRMMIMGIPNVGKSTLMNALLKRRIAAVGDEPAVTKAQQSFDLNPRMTLIDTPGLLWPKIEHDSDGYMLAASHAVGTNAVVEDEVAYFLAGILLARYPDSIKQRYGFETEGLDAVGVVEAVAKKRNCLKPRSKELDIGKAALILLTDYRDGVLGRISLETPQTRAAMLASGADES; from the coding sequence ATGGCGATCCAGTGGTTTCCCGGGCATATGGCCTCGGCGCGCAAGAAGGCGGCCGAGACGATGGAGCGCGTCGATGTCGTCATTGAAGTGCTCGATGCGCGCCTGCCCGAAGCCAGCAGCAATCCGATGATCCGCGAACTTCGCCTGCAGCGGCAGCGACCCTGCCTCAAGGTGCTGAACAAGGCCGACCTGGCCGATCCGCTTGCCACAAAAGCCTGGCTCGACTACTTCAATGCGCAGAAAGGCGTCAAGGCGGTTGCGATCAGCACCAAAAAGGCCGGCGATGTGGCCAAACTGCCGGGCCTGTGCCAGAAACTGGCACCGCATCGCAATGACAATATCAAGACGCTGCGCATGATGATCATGGGCATTCCCAATGTCGGCAAGTCGACCCTGATGAATGCGCTGCTGAAGCGCCGCATTGCCGCCGTCGGCGACGAGCCGGCGGTGACCAAGGCGCAGCAGAGCTTCGATCTGAATCCGCGCATGACCCTCATCGACACGCCGGGCCTGCTGTGGCCGAAGATCGAGCACGATTCGGATGGCTACATGCTCGCCGCCAGCCATGCGGTGGGCACCAATGCGGTGGTCGAAGACGAGGTGGCCTACTTTCTCGCCGGTATCCTGCTCGCGCGCTATCCCGACAGCATCAAGCAACGCTACGGTTTCGAAACCGAGGGACTCGATGCGGTGGGCGTCGTCGAAGCTGTTGCGAAAAAACGCAATTGCCTGAAGCCGCGCAGCAAGGAACTGGATATCGGCAAGGCCGCGCTGATCCTGCTCACCGATTATCGCGATGGCGTGCTTGGCCGCATCAGCCTGGAGACGCCGCAAACGCGGGCGGCGATGCTGGCGTCAGGCGCGGATGAATCATGA
- a CDS encoding class I SAM-dependent methyltransferase produces the protein MSGPVEIRPGQSLELLKELHILTRDGKLNQDSRRKLKQVYHLYQFIEPLLAEVMKERGTVRLVDHGAGKSYLGFILYDLFFKSLPGDSHIYGVEARDELVEKSRELAIRLGFPGMSFINRTVAEAATADEIPAAVDVVTALHACDTATDDAIRFALQKKAQFIVLVPCCQAEVAAALRRHKAGALAKGALGELWRHPIHTREFGSHVTNVLRCLQLEAHGYRLNVTELVGWEHSLKNELIIARRGAQGNRQAAARLAEILDLLGLTELQQRFFIPDRL, from the coding sequence ATGAGCGGTCCGGTTGAGATTCGCCCCGGGCAGTCGCTCGAACTGCTCAAGGAATTGCATATCCTCACCCGCGACGGCAAGCTCAACCAGGACAGCCGGCGCAAGTTAAAGCAGGTCTATCACCTCTACCAGTTTATCGAACCCCTGCTGGCCGAGGTGATGAAAGAGCGCGGTACAGTGCGGCTCGTCGATCACGGCGCCGGCAAGTCCTATCTCGGCTTCATCCTCTACGACCTGTTTTTCAAGTCCCTGCCGGGCGACTCGCATATCTACGGCGTCGAAGCGCGCGACGAACTGGTCGAAAAGTCGCGCGAGCTGGCCATTCGTCTCGGTTTTCCCGGCATGTCCTTCATCAACCGCACGGTCGCCGAAGCAGCAACGGCGGACGAGATTCCCGCTGCGGTCGATGTCGTCACCGCACTGCATGCCTGCGATACGGCGACCGACGATGCGATCCGGTTTGCCCTTCAGAAAAAAGCCCAGTTTATCGTGCTGGTGCCCTGCTGCCAGGCCGAAGTGGCTGCCGCATTGCGCCGTCACAAGGCCGGCGCATTGGCGAAAGGCGCCTTGGGCGAGTTGTGGCGGCACCCGATCCATACCCGCGAGTTCGGCAGCCATGTCACCAATGTGCTGCGCTGCCTGCAACTCGAAGCGCATGGCTACAGGCTGAACGTCACCGAACTGGTGGGCTGGGAGCACTCGCTGAAAAATGAACTCATCATCGCCCGGCGCGGCGCGCAGGGCAACCGCCAGGCCGCGGCCAGGCTGGCGGAAATTCTCGACCTGCTTGGTTTGACCGAGCTGCAGCAACGATTCTTCATTCCCGATCGACTCTAG
- a CDS encoding acyl-CoA thioesterase, translated as MARIFIELPQSFSFSTDIPLYYQHINLAGHLDNAMLLGIVGEARMRFFASIGYQSGNIEGLRAFVGDIAVQYLSEAFHGEVMVVEVAAREFNKYGFDMVFRVSDKASGREVARGKTGMVFYDVQAKKAALVPESFRSKFSG; from the coding sequence ATGGCGCGCATTTTCATCGAACTCCCGCAAAGCTTTTCCTTTTCCACCGATATTCCATTGTATTACCAGCACATCAACCTGGCCGGACATCTCGACAATGCGATGCTGCTCGGCATCGTCGGCGAGGCGAGGATGCGTTTTTTTGCGTCCATCGGCTATCAGTCCGGAAACATAGAAGGTCTCCGCGCTTTCGTCGGCGACATCGCCGTGCAATATCTTTCCGAGGCTTTCCATGGCGAAGTCATGGTGGTCGAGGTGGCGGCGCGCGAGTTCAACAAATACGGCTTCGATATGGTGTTTCGCGTCAGCGACAAGGCCAGCGGGCGCGAAGTGGCGCGCGGCAAGACAGGGATGGTGTTTTATGACGTTCAGGCAAAAAAAGCGGCTCTGGTTCCCGAGTCTTTCAGAAGCAAGTTTTCCGGTTAA
- a CDS encoding YaeQ family protein has protein sequence MALKSTVYKATLGIADMDRPYYGEHNLTLARHPSETEQRLMVRLLAFALYADERLEFGRGISSDDEPALWLKEYSGEIRLWIEVGLPDERLLRRAAGRAENVVVFAYGGKAMEMWWQKEGTALARLRNLHVFALSDEQSTALTALADRNMSLQCTVQDSQVWITNGPATVLIELRELTHAAG, from the coding sequence ATGGCACTCAAATCCACCGTCTATAAAGCCACGCTTGGCATCGCCGACATGGATCGCCCCTACTACGGCGAGCACAACCTCACGCTTGCGCGCCATCCCTCCGAGACCGAGCAGCGCTTGATGGTGCGTCTGCTGGCCTTTGCGCTGTACGCCGACGAGCGTCTCGAATTCGGTCGCGGCATTTCCAGCGACGACGAGCCTGCTTTGTGGTTGAAGGAATACAGCGGCGAAATCCGGCTCTGGATCGAAGTGGGCCTGCCCGACGAGCGCCTGCTGCGCCGTGCCGCTGGCCGTGCCGAGAATGTGGTGGTGTTCGCCTATGGCGGCAAGGCCATGGAAATGTGGTGGCAGAAGGAAGGCACAGCACTTGCGCGGTTGCGCAACCTGCATGTGTTTGCCTTGTCCGATGAGCAGTCCACCGCATTGACTGCGCTCGCGGATCGCAACATGAGTCTGCAATGCACCGTGCAGGACAGCCAGGTATGGATCACCAATGGCCCGGCGACGGTGCTGATCGAATTGCGCGAACTGACGCATGCCGCCGGCTGA